Genomic segment of Amphibacillus xylanus NBRC 15112:
TGGTGCATAAAGAACGAAGATCACAATAGTTAAAAATATCTTAGCTGCTGGTGAAGTTTTTGCTTGCATCTTATGCACCTCGCTTTCTAAATCCAGTAATCCGAATAATAATAAACATAATTAAAATAAGGAATACGGCAATCGTAGACCCCATCCCCCAGTCTTGCGTCACAAGAAAATGCTGCTCAATTGCTGTTCCAAGTGTAATAACACGGTTTCCTGCAATCAATCGCGTTAACATAAATAATGATAGTGCCGGAATAAAGACAACCTGACAACCAATTTTCACCCCTTCAAGTGTCAGCGGGAAAATAACACGTCTAAATGTCGTCCGTCTTGAAGCACCTAAATCGTGTGAAGCATCAATTAATGCTGGGTTTAAGCCATTAATGGCATTAAATATCGGTAAAATCATAAATGGAATGAAATTATAGACCGCGACAAACACAAAACTAAAATCAGTAAACAATAGTTGCCTTGAGCCAATACCAATCCATTCAAGAATATAGTTAGCTGCTCCATACGCACCAAATATCCCGATAAAAGCATAAGCCTTTAACAATAGATTCACCCATGATGGTACGATAATTAATAATAACCATAGCTGCTTATGCTTTGTCTTCGATAAGAAATAAGCAGTTGGATAAGACACAAGCAACGAAATTGCCGTAATAATAAATGCATACCAAAATGAGCTAATCGTTAGCTTTAAATAGACAGGTGTAAAAAAGCGCTGATAATTTATGAGAGAAAACTCACCATGAATATCAAAAAATGAATAGTAGAGTAATAATAAAATCGGTGCTACTACAAATATAAGAACCCATACAGCATAAGGAACCATATACAAGTTACGAATGAATTTATTGTTCAATTTCTTCATCCTCCGTATACTGCTCGATCCGACGATCAAAGTCTTCTTCGCGTTCATTAAAACGCATGACGTGAATATTACCTGCTTCAAAGTCTAAGCCGATCTTGTCACCAACCTGAATTTTCTTAGTTGTATGTACGAGCCACTCATTACCTTCAAGGTCGCGACATTGTGCTTCATAATGAACGCCTCTAAATAGTCTGGAGGTAACAATAACATTCAATTTCCCTTGGCCTTCTGGTTTAACTTCTAAATCCTCTGGACGAATAACAATTTCAACAGGTTCATTTTTATTCATACCGCCGTCGACACAGTCGAATCGCTTACCAGCAAACTCAACGACAAAGTCTTCGATCATCTTTCCTTCAATAATATTCGATTCCCCAATGAAATCCGCTACAAACCGGTTAATTGGCTCGTCATAGATATCAATCGGTGTACCACTTTGTTGAATTTTCCCCTTATTAAGGACAAAAATCTCATCTGACATTGCTAACGCCTCTTCTTGATCATGCGTAACAAAAATAAACGTAATCCCAAGACGACGTTGAATTTCTCGTAATTCATATTGCATCTGTGTACGTAATTTCAAATCTAATGCCGATAAAGGCTCATCAAGTAAGATTACCTCTGGCTCATTCACAATCGCACGGGCAATTGCGACACGTTGTTTTTGACCACCAGAAAGCTCGTTGATTTCCCGATTTTCATAGCCATCTAAGTTCACGAAAGTCAGTGCCTCTTTTACTTTTTGTTTAATGGCTGACTCTTTTAATTTCTTAATTCGCAATCCGAAAGCTACGTTTTCAAATACATTCAAATGTGGGAATAAAGCGTAATCTTGAAACACCGTATTCACCTGACGTTTATGCGCTGGAAGATGATTAATTTTCTTACCGTAGAATAAAATATCTCCTTCTGTCGGCTCAATAAATCCCGCAATTAAACGTAGGATTGTAGTCTTTCCGCAACCTGACGGACCAAGCAGCGTATAAAACTTACCACGTTCAAGTTCAAAACTTACATTATCTATAATTATCGTTTCATCATCAAACTGTTTTGTTACATTACGAAATTGAATAATAGAATCATTTTTCATTTCTATCTCCTTATAATAACGTGTTAAAATACAAAGCTATTATACAGTTATTTTATACAAAATAGTATATTTATTTAACAAATATTTTGCTTGTATTAGTAGTATGCAAAAAGCTACTAAATAACCGAATAGATAGCGTTTGTATTGTATTAAGTTCACCGCTAATTCAGTAAATACCTGCTTTGTTTACTATTTTGTTGAGGTTCTTACAGTAAGGCATTTTCGCACGAAAAAAAAAGAGGCTATACATTGTTGTATACCCTCTTTTACTAAATTAATTAAAGTTATAATTGGTAACTATTTTATCTCTTCCTGATATAAGATCATGATAGTATTCGTAAAGGCTGATGCCTAAATAAGATCCTGAAATATTATATACATGGTCATAGCCTAAGTGAGTTAATGCCATCACCATATTATAGCTTCGTTGACCAGAACGGCAATGAATATAAACAGGTCGATCTTTAGGTATTTCATCTAATCTGTCTCTAAATTCACTTAAAGGAATATTAATTGCATTTTTTAAATGACCTGCATTAAATTCATGCGCTTCTCGAGCATCAATGATAAACGCATCACTTTCGACTAATTCTCTCACCTCAGATACCTTCACTTCTTTGTATCTACCATGTAATAAATTTAGGCCAACTAATGCAGCATGATTTACGACGTCTTTAGCTGTACCTAGCATAGGTGAGTATGTTAATTCTAAATCTTTTAAGTCTTCTAACGTACCGTTCATCGTAATCATTGTTGCCACAACGTCAATTCGTTTATCTACATTTCCTTTCCCAATCGCTTGTGCCCCTAAAATTCGGCCTGTTGGATATTCATAGATTAACTTAAAATGCAGTGTATGACTATCTGGCATTAAGCCGACTTTATCTTGTGGCATAATATAAACATAATCATACTTAATGCCTGCTTGCTCAGCTGTTTTAGCATTCAATCCTGTAGAAGCAGCATTCAATTCAAAAACATGAATTGAAGATGAACCGATCACACCATTATTACGAATCGGCATGCCATACATATGATCAGCTGCCGCTCTAGCTTGCTTTTGGGCTGGACCAGCTAAAGGTAATCGAGTTGGTTTTTGTAACAAGCGATGATAGACTTCAATTGCGTCACCTACTGCATAAATATGTTTATCACTTGTTAAATAGTTAGAGTCAACTTTAATTGCATTCGTCTCACCAATCTCAAGGCCAGCATCCTTCGCTAGGTCTGTTTCTGGTTGAACACCAATAGCTAAAACGACTGCTTGCGCTTCAATTTTCCTACCCGAGTTAGTAATGATACATTGTTCTGAAATCTCTGCTAATCCATCATTTAATACGAGTTCAACGCCTTGATCAATTAGTTCCTTATGAAGTATCTGCGCCATATCAGCATCAAATGGTGCCAGCACCTGATTAGCAAACTCAACTAACGTCACATTGTAGCCAGCAAGTCTCAGATTTTCAGCAACTTCAACACCAATAAAGCCCCCACCCACTACCGCAATATCCTTGATACCATTGTATTTGATATATGCATTTAGTCTC
This window contains:
- a CDS encoding ABC transporter permease, translated to MNNKFIRNLYMVPYAVWVLIFVVAPILLLLYYSFFDIHGEFSLINYQRFFTPVYLKLTISSFWYAFIITAISLLVSYPTAYFLSKTKHKQLWLLLIIVPSWVNLLLKAYAFIGIFGAYGAANYILEWIGIGSRQLLFTDFSFVFVAVYNFIPFMILPIFNAINGLNPALIDASHDLGASRRTTFRRVIFPLTLEGVKIGCQVVFIPALSLFMLTRLIAGNRVITLGTAIEQHFLVTQDWGMGSTIAVFLILIMFIIIRITGFRKRGA
- a CDS encoding ABC transporter ATP-binding protein, with translation MKNDSIIQFRNVTKQFDDETIIIDNVSFELERGKFYTLLGPSGCGKTTILRLIAGFIEPTEGDILFYGKKINHLPAHKRQVNTVFQDYALFPHLNVFENVAFGLRIKKLKESAIKQKVKEALTFVNLDGYENREINELSGGQKQRVAIARAIVNEPEVILLDEPLSALDLKLRTQMQYELREIQRRLGITFIFVTHDQEEALAMSDEIFVLNKGKIQQSGTPIDIYDEPINRFVADFIGESNIIEGKMIEDFVVEFAGKRFDCVDGGMNKNEPVEIVIRPEDLEVKPEGQGKLNVIVTSRLFRGVHYEAQCRDLEGNEWLVHTTKKIQVGDKIGLDFEAGNIHVMRFNEREEDFDRRIEQYTEDEEIEQ
- a CDS encoding FAD-dependent oxidoreductase; this encodes MTRKVLIVGGVAGGASVAARVRRLDERAEIIMFEKGPHVSFSNCSLPYHLSGIIEDSEKLVLSSPETFKKRYNIEARVNQEVIKINRDAKTVTVKDYLTDQTYEESYDKLVLSPGAKPIRPNLTGVNRDHVFTVRNVVDIERLNAYIKYNGIKDIAVVGGGFIGVEVAENLRLAGYNVTLVEFANQVLAPFDADMAQILHKELIDQGVELVLNDGLAEISEQCIITNSGRKIEAQAVVLAIGVQPETDLAKDAGLEIGETNAIKVDSNYLTSDKHIYAVGDAIEVYHRLLQKPTRLPLAGPAQKQARAAADHMYGMPIRNNGVIGSSSIHVFELNAASTGLNAKTAEQAGIKYDYVYIMPQDKVGLMPDSHTLHFKLIYEYPTGRILGAQAIGKGNVDKRIDVVATMITMNGTLEDLKDLELTYSPMLGTAKDVVNHAALVGLNLLHGRYKEVKVSEVRELVESDAFIIDAREAHEFNAGHLKNAINIPLSEFRDRLDEIPKDRPVYIHCRSGQRSYNMVMALTHLGYDHVYNISGSYLGISLYEYYHDLISGRDKIVTNYNFN